A region of Diceros bicornis minor isolate mBicDic1 chromosome 31, mDicBic1.mat.cur, whole genome shotgun sequence DNA encodes the following proteins:
- the LOC131395511 gene encoding mammaglobin-B-like, whose translation MKLVTVLMLVALPLYCYVGPGCAVLEDVVEDTIDLALSMTEYLAALQEFVSDAATAKAVVEVKQCFLNQSNETLADYKKMMQTIYESFWCALY comes from the exons ATGAAGCTGGTGACAGTCCTCATGCTGGTGGCCCTCCCCCTTTACTGCTATGTAG GTCCTGGCTGCGCAGTACTTGAGGATGTGGTTGAAGATACAATTGATCTTGCACTGTCCATGACTGAATATCTAGCAGCTCTTCAAGAGTTTGTATCGGATGCTGCCACTGCAAAGGCCGTAGTGGAAGTGAAGCAATGTTTTCTGAATCAGTCAAATGAAACTCTGGCCGATTACAAAAAGATGATG caaACAATATATGAGAGTTTTTGGTGTGCTCTGTATTGA